The Rhodopseudomonas palustris genome window below encodes:
- a CDS encoding GCG_CRPN prefix-to-repeats domain-containing protein: MKAIFAATVFAATLVGAGAASAIPLAPLGSSAPADVIQVAQGCGPGWARGPMGRCRPMYRRPPVVVVPPRVVAPRVCPPGYFWRAGRCLRRY, translated from the coding sequence ATGAAAGCCATCTTCGCAGCGACCGTATTCGCAGCCACGCTTGTCGGCGCTGGTGCAGCCAGCGCGATTCCGCTGGCGCCGCTCGGCTCGTCCGCACCGGCCGACGTCATTCAGGTCGCACAGGGCTGCGGCCCAGGTTGGGCCCGCGGTCCGATGGGCCGCTGCCGTCCGATGTATCGCCGTCCGCCGGTGGTCGTCGTCCCACCGCGCGTCGTCGCACCGCGCGTCTGCCCGCCGGGCTATTTCTGGCGTGCCGGCCGCTGCCTCCGCCGCTACTGA
- a CDS encoding DUF1295 domain-containing protein, whose protein sequence is MTVPWHLVGLAFLICLAVSAPGFRRVYYFVSLCYAGAIAAQSLVFWLVFHDTVEGWTLLQLGLLFVYGVRLGAFLAIRERNPVYARELAGAERRTAGVKLWQKVAIWLGVSLLFTLLFLPALLTLSLQAQGAWPASTPLGVMVMVAGLVIESVADWQKYRYKLANPAHYCDVGLYRMVRCPNYFGEMLFWFGVWLSGLSAYTTIAAWLLATLGMLYIEALMTAAAAGLERKQDERYGTEPDYQDYVRTVPILFPATAIYSLRKLRLAFR, encoded by the coding sequence ATGACAGTTCCGTGGCATCTTGTCGGGCTTGCGTTCCTGATCTGCCTGGCCGTCTCGGCGCCGGGCTTCCGGCGGGTGTATTACTTCGTCAGCCTTTGCTATGCCGGCGCCATTGCGGCGCAGAGCCTGGTGTTCTGGCTGGTGTTTCACGACACGGTCGAGGGATGGACGCTGCTGCAGCTCGGCCTGCTGTTCGTCTACGGCGTCCGGCTCGGTGCCTTTCTTGCGATCCGCGAGCGCAACCCGGTCTATGCCAGAGAACTCGCCGGTGCGGAGCGGCGCACCGCCGGAGTGAAGCTGTGGCAGAAGGTGGCGATCTGGCTCGGCGTCAGCCTGCTGTTCACGCTGCTGTTCCTTCCGGCGCTGCTGACGCTGTCGTTGCAGGCGCAGGGCGCTTGGCCGGCCTCGACGCCGCTCGGCGTCATGGTGATGGTCGCCGGTCTCGTCATCGAGAGCGTCGCGGACTGGCAGAAATATCGCTACAAGCTGGCCAACCCGGCGCATTATTGCGACGTCGGGCTGTACCGCATGGTGCGCTGCCCGAATTATTTCGGCGAGATGCTGTTCTGGTTCGGCGTCTGGCTGTCCGGCCTGTCGGCCTATACGACGATCGCGGCGTGGCTGCTGGCGACGCTCGGGATGTTGTACATCGAAGCGCTGATGACGGCGGCGGCGGCCGGCCTCGAACGCAAGCAGGACGAACGCTACGGCACCGAGCCGGACTATCAGGACTACGTCCGGACCGTGCCGATCCTGTTCCCGGCCACCGCGATCTATTCGCTGCGCAAGCTGCGGCTCGCGTTCCGCTGA
- a CDS encoding lipase family protein, giving the protein MRALFLILLIAAAALAGWLYYHGSFDSYRQKTGEAFIRVGDFRAAHLPSANYAGHYLPYALFALQAYDPAGPGGSPKLNGLLERPAPDDPSRSRITAELRDGWLDDWTLIEQGEGPLPCPEGDGQCGGRALGGLGYKVFGSQARNEIVVAFRGTDFKEAHDWIANLRWVTRFLPYYDQYAQVQRHIGPILDRALAAHGQADPTIVATGHSLGGGLAQQAAYKDGRIRFVYAFDPSTVTGYYDPDVPGRENSVGLLIDRVYQRGEVLAYLRFLMTQLYPVAAFNPQIRTVRFSFGAEGGVVARHNMADLAAGLLETAGAPEAWAARASPLPNAPGSDPGDNWIYRLVDWINRK; this is encoded by the coding sequence ATGCGTGCCCTGTTTCTCATCCTGCTGATCGCCGCAGCGGCCTTGGCCGGGTGGCTTTACTATCACGGCTCGTTCGACAGCTATCGGCAGAAGACCGGCGAGGCCTTCATTCGGGTCGGCGATTTTCGTGCGGCGCATCTGCCGTCTGCGAACTATGCCGGGCACTATCTGCCTTATGCGCTGTTCGCGCTGCAGGCCTATGATCCGGCCGGACCGGGCGGTTCGCCGAAGCTGAACGGACTGCTGGAGCGCCCGGCGCCGGACGATCCTTCGCGGAGCAGGATCACCGCCGAACTGCGCGATGGCTGGCTCGACGACTGGACCCTGATCGAGCAGGGTGAGGGGCCGTTGCCGTGTCCGGAGGGCGACGGGCAGTGCGGCGGCCGGGCACTCGGCGGGCTCGGTTACAAGGTGTTCGGTTCGCAAGCGCGCAACGAGATCGTCGTCGCGTTCCGCGGCACCGACTTCAAGGAGGCGCACGACTGGATCGCCAATCTGCGCTGGGTGACGCGGTTCCTTCCGTACTACGATCAGTACGCGCAGGTGCAGCGCCATATCGGGCCGATCCTCGACCGCGCCCTGGCCGCGCACGGACAGGCCGATCCGACGATCGTCGCCACCGGGCATTCGCTCGGCGGCGGGCTGGCGCAGCAGGCGGCCTACAAGGACGGGCGGATTCGCTTCGTCTACGCATTCGATCCCTCGACCGTCACCGGCTATTACGACCCCGATGTGCCGGGCAGGGAGAATTCGGTCGGGCTGCTGATCGACCGGGTGTATCAGCGCGGCGAGGTGCTGGCCTATCTGCGGTTCCTGATGACGCAGCTCTATCCGGTGGCGGCGTTCAATCCGCAGATCCGCACCGTGCGGTTCAGCTTCGGCGCCGAGGGCGGCGTCGTGGCCAGGCACAACATGGCGGATCTCGCCGCCGGCCTGCTCGAAACCGCGGGAGCGCCGGAGGCGTGGGCCGCGCGCGCGAGCCCGCTGCCGAATGCGCCCGGCAGCGATCCCGGCGACAACTGGATCTATCGCCTGGTCGACTGGATCAACCGGAAGTAA
- a CDS encoding type II toxin-antitoxin system RelE/ParE family toxin → MIRSFRGKFARTILVDRRAPKGFPADLLAVTRRKLVQLNAAGSLDDLALPPGNRLEALRGDLKGYHSVRINDQWRIVFRWRDTAPEDVEIVDYH, encoded by the coding sequence ATGATCCGCAGCTTTCGTGGCAAGTTTGCTCGAACGATTCTGGTCGACCGGCGGGCGCCGAAGGGATTTCCCGCGGACCTGCTCGCGGTGACACGACGTAAGCTGGTTCAGCTCAACGCGGCCGGATCGCTCGACGACCTCGCGCTCCCTCCCGGCAATCGGCTGGAAGCGCTCCGCGGGGACCTCAAGGGGTATCATTCGGTCCGGATCAACGATCAATGGCGGATCGTGTTCCGCTGGAGAGACACCGCCCCGGAAGATGTCGAGATCGTCGACTATCATTAG
- a CDS encoding HigA family addiction module antitoxin codes for MTKKLPPVHPGEILREEFLLPMNVSPYAVAAACGVPRTRIERLARQETPVTADTALRLAKYFGTTPNFWMNLQAQFDLEVAEDNSAEELKRIRPRKATFARPLTALIGARSK; via the coding sequence ATGACGAAGAAGCTTCCCCCTGTTCATCCCGGCGAGATTCTCCGCGAGGAATTTCTTCTGCCGATGAACGTGTCGCCCTATGCGGTCGCCGCGGCCTGCGGCGTGCCGCGCACCCGGATCGAACGGCTGGCGCGCCAGGAAACCCCAGTGACGGCCGACACCGCGCTTCGACTGGCCAAGTATTTCGGCACGACGCCGAATTTCTGGATGAACCTGCAGGCGCAGTTCGATCTCGAGGTCGCGGAGGATAATAGCGCTGAAGAGCTGAAGCGGATCAGGCCGAGAAAGGCGACATTTGCACGCCCCCTAACAGCGTTGATTGGTGCGAGGAGCAAATGA
- a CDS encoding DUF2971 domain-containing protein: protein MCEENNLLNQWRVYGKDTVPISIEFATRGFMFVNWSPNDFDLVPMVYHASKQTEIVNNVIEGGLEYFRHHRKYILANHQSQVDFSQKFASLCIDCCSTMKHPQFEVEKEWRLAVRWPPGPRYLRGQNYRASPIGIVPYLKARPDDQNMPDRLPIKSVTIGPCAHPEIQRQTIHDILYQHNMADKEVHMSDLPIRV, encoded by the coding sequence ATGTGCGAGGAGAACAACCTGCTAAATCAGTGGCGCGTCTATGGCAAAGATACCGTACCCATCTCAATAGAATTCGCCACGCGTGGGTTCATGTTTGTAAATTGGTCACCCAACGACTTCGACCTCGTACCGATGGTTTACCATGCATCTAAACAAACAGAGATAGTAAACAACGTTATTGAAGGCGGCCTCGAATACTTCAGGCATCACCGAAAGTACATATTAGCAAACCATCAGTCGCAGGTCGACTTCAGTCAGAAATTCGCCTCGCTATGCATAGATTGCTGCTCAACAATGAAGCACCCTCAGTTTGAAGTTGAGAAAGAATGGCGATTAGCGGTCCGATGGCCGCCGGGGCCGAGGTACCTTCGTGGCCAGAATTACCGAGCATCGCCTATCGGGATAGTTCCATACTTGAAGGCGCGGCCTGACGATCAAAATATGCCTGACCGACTACCCATTAAGAGCGTCACTATAGGACCGTGCGCGCATCCCGAAATTCAACGACAGACGATACATGACATCCTTTATCAGCATAATATGGCGGACAAGGAGGTCCACATGTCTGATCTACCAATCAGGGTCTAA
- a CDS encoding acyl-CoA carboxylase subunit beta, translating into MKHILEALDERRAAAKLGGGEKRIDAQHARGRLTARERIDLLLDKHSFEEMDMFVQHRSTEFGMEKTKIPGDGVVTGWGTVNGRKTFVFAKDFTVFGGSLSETHAAKITKIQDMALKARAPIIGLYDAGGARIQEGVAALAGYSYVFRRVVQASGVIPQISVIMGPCAGGDVYAPAMTDFIFMVKNTSYMFVTGPDVVKTVTNEVVTPEELGGASVHATRSSIADGAFENDVETLLQMRRLLDFLPANSSDGVPEWPSFDDIEREDFSLDTLIPDNPNKPYDMKELILKVVDEGDFFELSDAFAKNIITGFGRIAGRTVGFVANQPMVLAGVLDSDASRKAARFVRFCDSFNIPIVTFVDVPGFLPGTAQEYGGLIKHGAKLLFAFSQCTVPLVTLITRKAYGGAFDVMASKEIGADINYAWPTAQIAVMGAKGAVEIIFRQDMNDPDKIAARTKEYEDRFLSPFIAAERGYIDDVIMPHATRRRIARALAMLRDKHVDLPPKKHDNMPL; encoded by the coding sequence ATGAAACACATCCTAGAAGCACTCGACGAACGCCGGGCGGCGGCCAAACTCGGCGGCGGCGAGAAGCGCATCGACGCGCAGCACGCGCGCGGACGGCTCACCGCGCGCGAGCGCATCGACCTTTTGCTCGACAAGCATTCGTTCGAGGAGATGGACATGTTCGTCCAGCACCGCTCGACCGAATTCGGGATGGAGAAGACGAAAATTCCGGGTGACGGTGTGGTCACCGGCTGGGGCACCGTCAACGGCCGCAAGACCTTCGTGTTCGCCAAGGACTTCACCGTGTTCGGCGGCTCGTTGTCGGAGACCCACGCCGCCAAGATCACCAAGATCCAGGACATGGCGCTGAAGGCGCGGGCCCCGATCATCGGCCTGTACGACGCCGGCGGCGCGCGCATCCAGGAAGGCGTCGCGGCGCTCGCCGGCTATTCCTACGTGTTCCGCCGGGTGGTGCAGGCCTCCGGCGTGATCCCGCAGATCAGCGTCATCATGGGCCCCTGCGCCGGCGGCGACGTCTACGCCCCGGCGATGACCGACTTCATCTTCATGGTGAAGAACACCAGCTACATGTTCGTCACCGGCCCCGACGTGGTGAAGACGGTGACCAACGAGGTCGTCACGCCCGAAGAGCTCGGCGGCGCCTCCGTCCACGCCACCCGCTCCTCGATCGCAGACGGCGCGTTCGAGAACGACGTCGAGACGCTGCTGCAGATGCGCCGGCTGCTCGACTTCCTGCCGGCCAATTCGTCGGACGGCGTGCCGGAATGGCCGAGCTTCGACGACATCGAGCGCGAGGATTTTTCGCTCGACACGCTGATCCCGGACAATCCGAACAAGCCCTACGACATGAAGGAACTGATCCTGAAGGTCGTCGACGAGGGCGACTTCTTCGAATTGTCGGACGCCTTCGCCAAGAACATCATCACCGGCTTCGGCCGCATCGCCGGCCGCACCGTGGGCTTCGTCGCCAACCAGCCGATGGTGCTGGCGGGAGTGCTCGACTCTGACGCCTCGCGCAAGGCGGCGCGGTTCGTGCGGTTCTGCGACAGCTTCAACATCCCGATCGTCACCTTCGTCGACGTGCCGGGCTTCCTGCCGGGCACCGCGCAGGAATATGGCGGGCTGATCAAGCACGGCGCGAAGCTGTTGTTCGCGTTCTCGCAATGCACCGTGCCGCTGGTGACGCTGATCACCCGCAAGGCCTATGGCGGCGCGTTCGACGTGATGGCCTCCAAGGAAATCGGCGCCGACATCAACTACGCCTGGCCGACCGCGCAGATCGCGGTGATGGGCGCCAAGGGCGCGGTCGAGATCATCTTCCGTCAGGACATGAACGATCCCGACAAGATCGCGGCCCGCACCAAGGAATACGAGGACCGCTTCCTGTCGCCCTTCATCGCCGCCGAACGCGGCTACATCGACGACGTCATCATGCCGCACGCGACGCGGCGCCGGATCGCACGCGCGCTGGCGATGCTGCGCGACAAGCACGTCGATCTGCCGCCGAAAAAGCACGACAATATGCCGTTGTAG
- a CDS encoding DUF4260 domain-containing protein, translating to MIEPTHETSNPGAVSGGVASLVRAEGAALFVGASLFYLIADAPWELYAILFFAPDLGFLGYLAGPRIGAIVYNALHTTVAPLALAIGGILVLWPMAGTLALIWFAHIGFDRMLGYGLKYGSSFHDTHLGRIGKRKPAAAVTSEVN from the coding sequence ATGATCGAGCCCACCCATGAAACGAGCAATCCCGGCGCGGTGAGCGGCGGCGTTGCGTCGCTGGTCCGCGCCGAAGGCGCGGCGCTGTTCGTCGGCGCGTCGCTGTTCTATCTGATCGCGGATGCGCCCTGGGAGCTGTACGCGATCCTGTTCTTCGCGCCCGATCTCGGCTTCCTCGGCTATCTCGCCGGGCCGCGGATCGGCGCGATCGTCTACAACGCGCTGCACACCACGGTCGCGCCGCTGGCGCTGGCGATCGGCGGCATCCTCGTGCTGTGGCCGATGGCCGGCACGCTGGCGCTGATCTGGTTCGCCCATATCGGATTCGACCGCATGCTCGGCTACGGCCTGAAATACGGATCGAGCTTCCACGACACCCATCTCGGCCGGATCGGCAAGCGCAAGCCGGCCGCAGCGGTCACCTCCGAAGTGAACTAA
- a CDS encoding penicillin-binding transpeptidase domain-containing protein, whose amino-acid sequence MLTRRSALALGAAALLPTPRAFAEVAPPRSEIRTSLAKRFTDEGTAGTFVGYRTDDYLIIASDAQRSGEAFLPASTFKVPNSLIALETGVVGDPDKDLFKWDGVTRSIEAWNRDHTLRSAIAVSAVPVYQEIARRIGPERMQKCLDLFEYGNRNIGGGIDQFWLTGDLRIDCIQQIDFLDRLRRRALPVAKRSQDMVVDILPVTKVGDAVIRAKTGLLGAEKGQPSLGWLVGWAEKGDRQTVFALNLDAREPRHAAARMTLAQQCLTDIGAI is encoded by the coding sequence TTGCTCACCCGTCGTTCCGCTCTCGCCCTCGGCGCCGCCGCCCTGCTACCCACCCCCCGGGCCTTTGCGGAAGTGGCGCCGCCGCGCAGCGAAATCCGCACCAGCCTCGCCAAGCGCTTCACCGATGAAGGCACGGCAGGTACTTTCGTCGGCTACAGGACCGACGATTACTTGATCATCGCCAGCGACGCGCAGCGCTCGGGCGAAGCTTTCCTGCCGGCGTCGACTTTCAAGGTGCCGAATTCGCTGATCGCGCTCGAGACCGGCGTGGTCGGTGATCCGGACAAGGATTTGTTCAAATGGGACGGCGTCACCCGCAGCATCGAGGCGTGGAATCGCGACCACACGTTGCGCAGCGCGATCGCGGTGTCGGCGGTACCGGTGTATCAGGAGATCGCCCGCCGGATCGGTCCGGAGCGGATGCAGAAATGCTTGGACCTGTTCGAGTATGGTAACCGCAACATCGGCGGCGGCATCGATCAGTTCTGGCTGACCGGCGATCTGCGGATCGACTGCATCCAGCAGATCGACTTCCTCGACCGGCTGCGCCGCCGCGCGCTGCCGGTCGCCAAACGCAGCCAGGATATGGTCGTCGACATCCTGCCGGTGACGAAAGTCGGCGACGCCGTGATCCGCGCCAAGACCGGGCTGCTCGGCGCCGAGAAGGGCCAGCCGTCGCTCGGCTGGCTGGTCGGCTGGGCCGAGAAGGGCGACCGGCAGACGGTGTTCGCACTCAATCTCGACGCCCGCGAACCGCGTCACGCCGCGGCGCGGATGACGCTGGCGCAGCAGTGCCTGACGGATATCGGCGCGATCTGA
- a CDS encoding EscU/YscU/HrcU family type III secretion system export apparatus switch protein, with protein MTVSIKNPIAVALHYDHDGAPRVVAKGRGTIGARIIEVAKEHDVPIEENEVLAGALSHVELGDEIPEELYKAVAEVLAFVLKLSGRAPR; from the coding sequence GTGACCGTCAGCATCAAGAACCCGATCGCCGTCGCGCTGCACTACGATCACGACGGCGCGCCGCGCGTGGTCGCCAAGGGCAGGGGGACGATCGGCGCCAGGATCATCGAGGTCGCCAAAGAGCACGACGTTCCGATCGAGGAGAACGAAGTGCTGGCCGGCGCGCTGTCGCATGTCGAGCTCGGCGACGAGATTCCCGAGGAGCTCTACAAGGCGGTCGCCGAAGTGCTGGCGTTCGTGCTGAAGCTGTCGGGCCGGGCGCCGCGCTAA
- a CDS encoding flagellar hook-length control protein FliK codes for MAISVNPNLPVIALQGVTADVALQPGTVVQAKVLSVLDNNQVRIAIGGQTVDATTQIPLQAGQSLQVAVSQTEQGIRLAVVNQPATASVTTANLAASSAALDTVTLAPQAITLTSQAAPSIVPSANALTPQQLTALTNAAQVAATQQTGLSALFANLAAATDLASLPQAVRAAVEQVLAQRSNLTPALTGADIQRAFQRSGIFLEASLASAQPATAGTDLKAALIVLRQVLSTALGSNATAAQPASSATTMQLLQAGQGTQLLAQTALLAAQTGLLNATDPTTAQATPFAAAGLATATLATSTAAPASVASDAAEQALIRNVINQLTNVNASPSASNPTASTQTTAATLSALQAAIQANPQAAALLAKTGFANNALLLSLLPAVAGGARAGKVDDNAVARTNTPPPPIGGALPAAQPVMPANLDPHAPLDTALRRILTETEGSLARQTLLQVASLPDRADLAQAKLDAPQPRWSFEIPFTTPHGTAVAQFEISRDGDDGQTGAATHRVWRARFSLDVEPAGPVHALISLQGEKTSVRMWAERPSTAAQLRAGASQLSAALSRAELTPGDIVIRDGAPTAPPPAAAGHFLDRAL; via the coding sequence ATGGCGATTTCGGTCAATCCGAACCTTCCGGTCATCGCCCTGCAGGGCGTGACCGCCGACGTCGCGCTGCAGCCCGGCACGGTGGTTCAGGCCAAAGTGCTGTCGGTGCTCGACAACAATCAGGTCCGGATCGCGATCGGCGGCCAGACCGTCGACGCCACCACGCAAATTCCGCTGCAGGCCGGACAGAGCCTGCAGGTCGCGGTGTCGCAGACCGAACAGGGCATCCGCCTCGCGGTGGTGAACCAGCCGGCGACGGCGTCGGTCACGACCGCAAATCTCGCCGCGTCCAGCGCCGCGCTCGACACCGTTACGCTCGCACCCCAGGCGATCACGCTGACGTCGCAAGCCGCGCCCAGCATCGTGCCGTCGGCGAACGCGCTGACGCCGCAGCAACTCACGGCGCTGACGAATGCGGCGCAAGTCGCAGCGACGCAGCAGACCGGGCTGTCGGCGCTGTTCGCCAATCTCGCCGCGGCGACCGATCTCGCCAGCCTGCCGCAGGCGGTGCGCGCGGCGGTCGAACAGGTGCTGGCGCAGCGCTCCAATCTCACGCCAGCTCTGACCGGCGCCGACATCCAGCGCGCGTTCCAGCGTTCGGGGATCTTTCTCGAAGCGTCGCTGGCGAGTGCGCAGCCGGCGACCGCCGGCACAGATCTCAAGGCCGCGCTGATCGTGCTGCGCCAGGTGCTGAGCACCGCGCTCGGGAGCAATGCGACCGCCGCGCAGCCGGCCTCGTCCGCAACGACGATGCAGCTCCTTCAGGCCGGGCAGGGCACCCAATTGCTGGCGCAGACCGCGCTGCTCGCCGCGCAGACCGGCCTTCTGAACGCGACCGATCCAACGACCGCGCAGGCGACGCCGTTCGCGGCCGCCGGCCTCGCGACAGCGACGCTCGCGACTTCGACCGCCGCGCCGGCGAGCGTTGCGAGCGACGCGGCCGAGCAGGCGCTGATCCGGAACGTGATCAATCAGCTCACCAACGTCAACGCATCCCCGTCCGCTTCGAACCCGACGGCGTCGACCCAGACCACGGCCGCGACGCTGAGCGCATTGCAGGCGGCGATCCAGGCCAATCCGCAGGCGGCGGCGCTGCTCGCCAAGACCGGCTTCGCCAACAACGCGCTGCTGCTGTCGCTGCTGCCGGCGGTGGCCGGCGGCGCGCGCGCGGGCAAGGTCGACGACAACGCCGTCGCGCGTACCAACACGCCGCCGCCGCCGATCGGCGGCGCGCTGCCGGCAGCGCAGCCGGTGATGCCGGCGAACCTCGATCCGCACGCGCCGCTCGACACCGCGCTGCGCCGGATACTCACCGAGACCGAAGGTTCGCTGGCGCGGCAGACGTTGCTGCAGGTCGCCTCGCTGCCGGACCGCGCCGATCTCGCACAGGCTAAGCTCGACGCGCCGCAGCCGCGCTGGAGCTTCGAGATTCCGTTCACCACGCCGCACGGCACCGCGGTGGCGCAATTCGAAATCTCCCGCGACGGCGACGACGGCCAGACCGGCGCGGCCACGCACCGGGTGTGGCGGGCGCGGTTCTCGCTCGACGTCGAGCCCGCCGGTCCGGTCCATGCGCTGATCTCGCTGCAGGGCGAGAAGACCTCGGTGCGGATGTGGGCGGAGCGGCCGTCCACCGCGGCGCAATTGCGCGCCGGCGCGTCGCAGCTCAGCGCCGCGCTCAGCCGCGCCGAACTGACGCCCGGCGATATCGTCATTCGCGACGGCGCGCCGACCGCGCCGCCGCCGGCTGCGGCCGGCCATTTCCTGGATCGCGCGCTGTGA
- a CDS encoding ATP12 family chaperone protein, translating into MRELFDEVAGKSMLDPEEAVRRTTRTSLPKRFYTTAAISETPDGFAITLDGRNVKTPTRNALAAPTRDLAEAIAAEWQAQQELIDPTTMPLTRLANSVIDGVVGRIDAVTDDVAKYFGSDLLFYRAGHPDELIAREAQHWDPVLFWAAEEFGAHFILAEGIIHVDQPEPAIEAARAALPQHPWSIGALHVVTTITGSALLALALAHGRLDPDQVWAAAHVDEDWNIARWGLDDEVAARRAARQVEFQAAAQVVAALSPRGS; encoded by the coding sequence ATGCGTGAACTGTTCGACGAGGTCGCGGGCAAGTCGATGCTCGATCCCGAGGAAGCGGTGCGGCGCACGACGCGTACTTCGCTGCCGAAGCGGTTCTACACCACGGCCGCGATCAGCGAGACGCCGGACGGCTTTGCGATCACGCTCGATGGCCGCAATGTGAAGACGCCGACGCGCAACGCGCTCGCGGCGCCGACGCGCGACCTCGCCGAGGCGATCGCCGCCGAATGGCAGGCGCAGCAGGAGCTGATCGATCCGACCACGATGCCGCTGACGCGGCTCGCCAACAGCGTGATCGACGGCGTCGTCGGCCGCATCGACGCGGTCACCGACGACGTCGCCAAGTACTTCGGCTCGGATCTGTTGTTCTATCGCGCCGGCCATCCGGACGAACTGATCGCGCGCGAAGCGCAGCATTGGGACCCGGTGCTGTTCTGGGCCGCGGAGGAATTCGGCGCGCATTTCATCCTCGCCGAGGGCATCATCCATGTCGACCAGCCCGAGCCCGCGATCGAAGCGGCGCGCGCCGCGCTGCCGCAGCATCCGTGGTCGATCGGCGCGCTGCATGTGGTGACCACGATCACCGGCTCGGCGCTGCTGGCGCTGGCGCTGGCGCACGGCCGGCTCGATCCGGATCAGGTCTGGGCCGCCGCGCATGTCGACGAGGACTGGAACATCGCCCGCTGGGGCCTGGACGACGAGGTCGCGGCGCGGCGGGCTGCGCGGCAAGTCGAGTTCCAGGCGGCAGCGCAGGTGGTGGCCGCGCTGTCGCCGCGCGGAAGTTAA
- a CDS encoding RluA family pseudouridine synthase, translating into MSRRTKKPLAKRGPGGDRPKAGRPAAKRGPAAGGPVRGNRGEDGRPISARPQREPRGERAERPAAKRPAAERPAAERPASDRPQGARPGRPPARFGASSATRPPRAQRPEAAVEPEKIVPEAAPLPTKVETVVVTADENGMRVDRFLEGRFPGLSFSHIQRIVRKGELRVNGKRADSKDRLEEGQSVRIPPLKLDTPKAPGHLSEAEQKTLAALKAMTLYEDADVLVLNKPAGLAVQGGSGTTRHIDLMLEVMRDSKGQKPRLVHRIDKETAGCLLVAKTRFAATALTGSFRHRSARKVYWALVAGVPKPKQGRISTYLAKEESEDDSIMRIAEHGDEGASHAVTYYAVVETSAQKLAWVSLKPVTGRTHQLRAHMAHIGHAIVGDPKYFNIENWQLPGGLQKRLHLLARRIVIPHPRGGVIDVSAPLPPHMLQSWNLLGLEHDRFDPIEHAPEE; encoded by the coding sequence ATGAGCCGTCGTACCAAGAAACCCCTCGCCAAGCGCGGCCCCGGCGGCGATCGCCCCAAAGCCGGCCGGCCGGCCGCGAAGCGGGGGCCGGCTGCCGGCGGGCCGGTGCGCGGCAATCGCGGCGAGGACGGCCGTCCGATCTCGGCGCGGCCGCAGCGCGAGCCGCGTGGCGAGCGCGCCGAGCGTCCCGCCGCCAAGCGTCCCGCCGCCGAGCGGCCGGCCGCTGAACGTCCCGCGTCCGATCGCCCGCAAGGCGCGCGTCCCGGCCGTCCGCCGGCCCGGTTCGGCGCGTCATCCGCCACGCGGCCGCCGCGTGCGCAGCGTCCCGAGGCCGCAGTCGAGCCCGAGAAGATCGTTCCCGAGGCGGCGCCGCTGCCGACCAAGGTCGAGACCGTGGTCGTCACCGCCGACGAGAACGGCATGCGGGTCGACCGCTTCCTCGAGGGGCGGTTTCCGGGTCTGTCGTTCTCCCATATCCAGCGCATCGTCCGCAAAGGCGAGCTGCGGGTGAACGGCAAGCGCGCCGATTCGAAGGACCGGCTGGAGGAGGGCCAGAGCGTGCGGATTCCGCCGCTCAAGCTCGACACGCCGAAGGCGCCCGGGCATCTGTCCGAAGCCGAGCAGAAGACGCTGGCGGCGCTGAAGGCGATGACGCTGTACGAGGACGCCGACGTGCTGGTGCTGAACAAGCCCGCCGGTCTCGCGGTGCAGGGCGGCAGCGGCACCACCCGGCACATCGACCTGATGCTCGAGGTGATGCGCGACAGCAAGGGCCAGAAGCCGCGCCTGGTGCATCGCATCGACAAGGAGACCGCGGGCTGCCTGCTGGTCGCCAAGACCCGCTTTGCCGCCACCGCGCTGACCGGTTCGTTCCGCCACCGTTCGGCGCGAAAAGTCTACTGGGCGCTGGTCGCCGGGGTGCCGAAGCCGAAGCAGGGCCGGATCTCGACCTATCTGGCCAAGGAGGAGAGCGAGGACGACAGCATCATGCGGATCGCCGAACACGGCGACGAGGGCGCCAGCCACGCGGTGACCTACTACGCGGTGGTCGAGACCTCGGCGCAGAAGCTCGCCTGGGTGTCGCTGAAACCGGTGACGGGGCGCACCCATCAGCTCCGCGCCCACATGGCGCATATCGGCCACGCCATCGTCGGCGATCCGAAGTACTTCAACATCGAGAACTGGCAATTGCCGGGCGGCCTGCAGAAGCGGCTGCATCTGTTGGCGCGGCGCATCGTGATTCCGCATCCGCGCGGCGGCGTGATCGACGTCTCGGCGCCGCTACCGCCGCATATGCTGCAGTCGTGGAACCTGCTCGGGCTGGAGCACGACCGGTTCGATCCGATCGAGCATGCGCCGGAAGAATGA